The proteins below are encoded in one region of Lactuca sativa cultivar Salinas chromosome 3, Lsat_Salinas_v11, whole genome shotgun sequence:
- the LOC111888332 gene encoding WAT1-related protein At5g40230, with translation MKEYVGMVGAQIAQVLLIIVSKYAIADGMSNYSFIFYSNALASLILLPLSLIFHRSANRPPLTFIVVCGFFTIGLLGFFAQVFGYSGISLSSATLATTLLNLIPGFTFILAILFRMETVDLSITTQAKFIGTVVSIAGAIIMTLYKGPTILSSLLKSEISQNLLVQPSNWVLGGIFLAIDCVFGSMYMIAQAFILKKYPAEMIVMFSYCFVCTILAALASSIVEADLSSFSLKPKIRLMSILYSGIFGSAFQVTVQSWCIKRRGPVFVAMFHPIGIVIATFIGVIFLGDGVYLGSLLGSVIVVIGFYSVMWGKAKEKSTVVNNGGSSKLQNEEAPLLQDVVEEHIT, from the exons ATGAAGGAATACGTGGGCATGGTGGGAGCACAGATCGCCCAAGTGCTACTGATTATAGTAAGCAAGTACGCCATAGCAGATGGCATGTCCAACTACTCCTTCATTTTCTACTCCAATGCCCTCGCTTCACTCATCCTTCTTCCCCTTTCTCTCATCTTCCACAG ATCGGCCAATCGCCCTCCACTTACCTTCATCGTCGTCTGTGGATTTTTCACTATTGGCCTACTAGG TTTCTTCGCACAGGTATTTGGCTATTCTGGTATCTCGTTATCCTCTGCTACTCTTGCCACAACCTTACTCAACCTCATCCCAGGTTTTACATTCATACTCGCCATCTTATTCAG GATGGAAACAGTTGACTTAAGCATAACCACACAGGCAAAGTTCATCGGCACTGTAGTGTCAATTGCAGGAGCTATCATCATGACTCTTTACAAAGGCCCCACAATTCTATCATCTCTCTTAAAATCAGAAATCTCTCAGAATCTTCTTGTGCAACCATCAAATTGGGTACTCGGAGGCATCTTTCTAGCAATTGACTGCGTCTTTGGTTCAATGTATATGATTGCACAG GCATTTATCCTTAAGAAATACCCTGCAGAGATGATTGTAATGTTCTCATACTGTTTTGTCTGCACCATTTTAGCAGCTCTAGCTTCTTCCATTGTGGAAGCTGACCTGAGTTCTTTTAGTTTAAAACCTAAAATAAGGCTGATGTCTATCCTCTACTCA GGGATTTTTGGGTCTGCTTTTCAAGTCACAGTTCAATCATGGTGCATAAAAAGGAGAGGTCCAGTTTTTGTTGCTATGTTTCATCCAATAGGAATTGTGATCGCAACTTTCATTGGTGTCATTTTCTTAGGTGATGGTGTCTATCTTGGAAG TTTGTTGGGATCAGTTATTGTTGTTATTGGGTTTTATTCTGTGATGTGGGGAAAAGCTAAGGAAAAGAGTACGGTGGTTAACAATGGAGGGAGCTCAAAGTTGCAGAATGAAGAGGCACCTCTCTTGCAAGATGTTGTTGAGGAGCATATCACATAA
- the LOC111888333 gene encoding MLP-like protein 423, giving the protein MATTGKLDVEVKVKSEADKFWNTILDSATIFPKVCSDLYKEVEVLEGDGRSVGSVRLVHFAEGSPIVKSAKEKIEELDEAKKKVAYSVIDGDMMKYYKTFKATLEVIPEAEGSIVKWMCEYEKASDEVPDPSMIRDFAAKNFQEIDAYLLKA; this is encoded by the exons ATGGCAACCACCGGGAAACTTGATGTTGAAGTGAAGGTGAAATCCGAAGCTGATAAGTTCTGGAACACCATCCTGGACTCCGCTACAATTTTCCCTAAAGTCTGCTCTGATCTCTACAAAGAAGTTGAAGTTCTTGAAGGCGATGGACGAAGCGTTGGATCCGTCCGATTGGTTCATTTTGCCGAAG GGTCGCCGATTGTGAAATCGGCGAAAGAGAAgattgaagaacttgatgaagCGAAGAAGAAAGTGGCATATAGTGTGATTGATGGAGATATGATGAAATACTACAAGACTTTCAAGGCTACTCTTGAAGTGATTCCGGAGGCAGAAGGAAGTATTGTGAAGTGGATGTGTGAGTATGAGAAAGCAAGTGATGAGGTTCCGGATCCAAGTATGATCCGAGACTTTGCTGCTAAGAATTTTCAGGAGATTGATGCTTATCTCCTTAAAGCATAA